A window of Bactrocera tryoni isolate S06 unplaced genomic scaffold, CSIRO_BtryS06_freeze2 scaffold_25, whole genome shotgun sequence genomic DNA:
TGCAATCCTAAACATGTTTGGTGCCTCCTGGGAGGACTGTGTATATCGTTTAAATTGCGAATAATTTGTCAGCATTAAACTTGCGTACATCAGCACGCACATCTATTTTGCGCATTCAAGTAGAGAACTACCATCCAGACTGTGTTGAAAGTGAACAGCTCTTGGGTAGTGCCAGACAACATTTCTCTCGTTTTATGGACAACCGTTTTGCCCTCGTGTCCAGCGCACATGGAGGCGAGATGGCAGAGCATGATGATGTGCTCGCTTCAACGGAGGAGATTTTCAACAACATTTGCAGCAAATTAAAACGTACAATGTCAGCGTTTAGCGAACTTCCCAATCAGGAATGCAGCCATGCAGCAGACATGCGTTTGGATCCTGTCTCCATTCCAAGCTTTGACGGAGAGCCGTCCAATTGGTTAGCGTTTAAGGATATGTTTGAGACGCTTTTTCACAACAGAAGCGACTTGCAGCCCACCTATAAACTGGGAAAATTGAGACAGTATGTGAAGGCGGAAAATGTTCCATTAGTCGGTGGCTTGTACACAGGTGGGTATGAAGAAGTCTGGCCTGAACTGAAACAACGTTACGACAATCCCCGTACTCTTTCATCATGTTCAGCATCTTCTAGACTTACCAACCCACCCATCAGAATCTCGAGCTACGCTACTTAATTTTGTGGATAGTGTACGTAATTCCTTCAGAGCACTTGAATTGATGAATGTGCTAGTAAAATATATGGGATGATATAGCCGTACCTCTGCTACTACCGCAACTACCGATTGTTACTCGAACCGAGTGGGGAATGAGCCTAAAATCCAATGCAATTCCGAAAATGGAAGAAGTGATAATGTTCGTGGAACGGCGTGCAGCTAACCTGCCGACATCGTCGCCAATTGctccacatacatatttcaagcGGACGCACATCCAAGTCGTGTCGTGAAGGCGTATCTGACTATGAACTCCGGAAAAATTCTTAATCCGTTGGTAGCATCTGACAAGGCAATGAATTGCCCATCTTGTAATGAGTTTCGTCGCATTACGAAATGTCAAAAGTTTCGTAACCTTCAACTTTACGGACGCTGGGACTTAGTGAAGCAGGCATCACTATGTTTCAATTGCCTAAAGGCCGGCCATCGTAATCGCGACTGTCCATCTGGTTTATGTCTCAACTGCCAACAGAAACACAATACTCTTCTATGTAGAAGGCCCCAGTAGAGGAGCGTTGAAGGTACTTCTGACAGATTTACTCTTGGAGCGTCGGCTGCAGCGCAAGTGGTGGCTCCAAAGGTACTTCCTCGACAACAATGATCATGGAGCGATGTCCAGTCATTTCTCTTACAGAGTGACCAGACTATTCTCTTAGCAACGGCAAACGTGCTTCTTGCTGACTGTAAGGGTTGCTTAAAGGAATGTCGAGCACTTTGCGATATTGGTTCCCAAGTGAGCTTCGTTTGCGAATCATTAGTAACTATTTTGAATCTTCCTAGAAGTCCCTGCGAGTTTCAAGTCAAGGGTATGGATCAAAGCCTTTCAACCCGTACCAAAGATGTTGTCAGAGTTAGTATGCAGTCTCAGGTGGACGAGAAGTTCCAGATCAGCTTCGATGCGTACATCATTGATTCAATCACGTCTATGACTCCTTCTACTAATATAGACATCAGGACCAGTCATCATTTAAGGAATCTTTGTTTAGCTGATCCGGCATTCGGTATACCAGGTCCCGTAGAACTACTGATTGGCGCAGATATTTGGCCTGCTCTCGTATTAAACGACGTTGTTGTCGTTTCTTATAACGAACCATGTGCATTACACACCCGTCTGAGATGAGTAGTGCTAGGTCCAGTAGCATCGAAAGAGTCGAAGTCAACCGTTTTTTCATCACTCATTGACGGTTCCGATGATTCTACCACCCATAAACTTCTAAGAAAATTTTGAGAAGTAGAGGAGCCTCCTGATAACATCAAGACGGAGGTGGACGAATGTGAAGATATTTTCGCAAGTACGGTTACGCGACATCCGAGTGGTCAATACATAGTACAGATACCATTTCGATCTGATGCCCCTCCACTTGGAAATTCACATTCGGCGGACTATGTACTGAGGGAGAAATACGTGGAATTCATGAGGTAATACATTAATTTGGGACATATGGAGGCAATCGATGCTCTTCCAGTTAACATGGGAAGCTGTTATTACATCCCTCACCATGCTGTTTTGACTAAATTCAGAGTAATGTTTAACGCATCATCTAAAACAACGAACGGCGTATCTCTTAATGATACGCAAATAAGTGGACCACAACTAGAGGACAATCTGGTTGACATACTTCATCGATTTCGGCGGTATTTGGTAGCTCTCACAGCCgatatcaaaaaaatgttccgACAGGTAATGGTGGATTCCAGGCATCGAAAATGGCAACAGATCCTTTGGAGGAAGTGCCCTAATGAACTCTTGCGTACCTATCAACTTAACACAGTGACGTACGATATGGCAAGCAGTCCTTTTAATGCTATTAGGTCATTGAGACAGTGTGAATACGATAATTCGAAAGTGATCGCTGACGTCAGCCGGGCAGCCGCCGCACGTGACAGCATCCATCATAgcttttatgttgatgattaTTTGGAAAGTGTCCACACGACAGAACTGGCCATCAACCGTGCACGGGACGTTGATGCCATTCTTCAACAAGGTAAATTTGAGTTAGATAAATGGAATTCCAACTGCGTTCAAACTATGGAAGGAATCAGTGGCTCTAAGGCGTCAGCATCGGAGAGAAATTATAGCGATTCCAGCACAACGGTATTGGGCCTTCACTGGAATCCTATTTCTGATACGTTATTCTTCAAGGTAAAGGTATGTAACTTTTACACAATTCCTACTAAACGGATTGTTTTTAGTGATATTGCATGTTTGTATGATCCGCTGGGTATGCTGGCACCAGTTGTCGTGATGGCCAAGATATTTGTTCAAAATCTATGGTTGGCGAAACTGAGTTGGGATACGCCTCTTCCACCTAATCTTCGAGAGACTTGGATGGAATACCGGAACAGTTTACAGACTGTCGAAAGGATCAAAATACCACGATGGGTGGGGATCAGAGAACATTCTGTATCGACACTACATGGGTTCTGCGATGCAAGTACCAAAGCTTACGCCGCAGTTATTTACCTGCGAAACACCATCGCTAACGGAGGATTCCATACATATCTGATTGTCGCAAAAACAAGAGTTGCTCCATTGAAGGAAATGACTATCCCCCGCCTCGAGCTTTCGGCAGCTCAGCTATTGGTTACAACTATGAACAACATACGTCGCGCCTTGCAATTGGAAGATACGGCTTACACTTTATGGAGTGACTCAACAATTGTTCTCCATTGGATTCGGCGGCAACCCTCCTCATTGAAGCAATATGTGGCCAATAGGATAgcttttatacaattaaaatcGGATATAAACGCGTGGCGACACATTCGTTCAGAAAACAATCCCGCTGACTGCGCCAGCCGTGGAATTACACCTATAGCACTCATGGGGAACGAACTTTGGTGGAACGGACCTCCTCTTATTCATGCGGTTAATGAATCATTGTCAGCTTTACCAAGTCTAACAGCTGaggaaaatcaaatttttaacgGGGAAAGCCGTCCGTTAACTGTGCATCTTGGCGATAACA
This region includes:
- the LOC120780857 gene encoding uncharacterized protein LOC120780857, with amino-acid sequence MFRQVMVDSRHRKWQQILWRKCPNELLRTYQLNTVTYDMASSPFNAIRSLRQCEYDNSKVIADVSRAAAARDSIHHSFYVDDYLESVHTTELAINRKFELDKWNSNCVQTMEGISGSKASASERNYSDSSTTVLGLHWNPISDTLFFKVKEC